A genome region from Halorussus pelagicus includes the following:
- the trpE gene encoding anthranilate synthase component I, with translation MTLGDDATTPEREQFVDLAGRDDPTVVRVAVELDVDATPLSAYAALTGRSTEADPSEYAFLLESAEKTASSDPDGAFSPDESGDRHARYSYVGYDPDAVVTVAPEDVAVESLGGRAAKYVSADREGDTLDTLRDAMPEAEQRGFPDEDRQQFEGGLVGFLAYDAVYDLWLDEVGVERPDSRFPDAQFVLNTKTVAFDHHAGTVSLVFTPLVGPDDDAGAVYDDLQREAERVANLLGEAEPPETGGFVRESATAGPREEYEDAVRTAKEHVLDGDIYQGVISRKRELRGDVDPLGFYAALRDVNPSPYMYLLGYDDLTVVGASPETLVSVRGRDVMANPIAGTCSRGSSPVEDRRLAGEMLADGKERAEHTMLVDLARNDVRRVSDAGSVQVEEFMNVLKYSHVQHIESTVTGRLAADADPFDATRASFPAGTLSGAPKIRAMEIIDDLELAARGLYGGGVGYYSWSGDADFAIVIRTATVESDPDTTPRDRITVQAGAGIVADSDPAAEYEETEQKMDGVLAALERIEESDGRETSDASETPDPDAPEVEQ, from the coding sequence ATGACACTCGGGGACGACGCGACGACTCCGGAGCGCGAGCAGTTCGTGGACCTCGCGGGCCGCGACGACCCGACCGTCGTCCGCGTCGCGGTCGAACTCGACGTGGACGCCACGCCGCTGTCGGCCTACGCGGCGCTGACCGGGCGCTCGACTGAGGCGGACCCCTCGGAGTACGCCTTTCTGCTGGAGAGCGCCGAGAAGACCGCCTCCAGCGACCCCGACGGCGCGTTTTCGCCGGATGAGTCGGGCGACCGCCACGCCCGCTACTCCTACGTCGGCTACGACCCCGACGCCGTCGTGACGGTCGCCCCTGAGGACGTGGCAGTCGAGTCGCTCGGCGGTCGGGCCGCGAAGTACGTCTCCGCAGACCGCGAGGGCGATACGCTCGACACGCTCCGGGATGCGATGCCCGAGGCCGAACAGCGCGGCTTCCCCGACGAGGACCGCCAGCAGTTCGAAGGCGGACTGGTCGGCTTTCTGGCCTACGACGCGGTGTACGACCTCTGGTTGGACGAGGTCGGCGTCGAGCGCCCCGACTCGCGGTTCCCCGACGCGCAGTTCGTCCTCAACACCAAGACCGTCGCGTTCGACCACCACGCCGGAACCGTCTCGCTCGTCTTCACGCCGCTCGTGGGACCGGACGATGACGCCGGAGCGGTCTACGACGACCTGCAACGGGAGGCCGAGCGCGTGGCCAACCTCCTCGGCGAGGCCGAACCCCCCGAGACCGGCGGCTTCGTCCGCGAGTCGGCGACGGCCGGGCCGCGCGAGGAGTACGAGGACGCGGTCCGAACCGCGAAGGAACACGTCCTCGACGGCGACATCTATCAGGGCGTCATCTCCCGGAAGCGCGAACTCCGCGGCGACGTGGACCCGCTCGGGTTCTACGCGGCGCTCCGGGACGTGAACCCCTCGCCGTACATGTATCTGCTCGGCTACGACGACCTGACCGTGGTCGGCGCGAGTCCCGAGACGCTGGTCTCGGTCCGCGGCCGAGACGTGATGGCCAACCCCATCGCGGGCACCTGCTCGCGTGGGTCGAGTCCGGTCGAGGACCGCCGCCTCGCGGGCGAGATGCTCGCCGACGGCAAGGAGCGGGCCGAACACACCATGCTCGTGGACCTCGCTCGCAACGACGTGCGCCGGGTGAGCGACGCCGGAAGCGTGCAGGTCGAGGAGTTCATGAACGTCCTCAAGTACAGCCACGTCCAGCACATCGAGAGTACCGTGACTGGCCGACTCGCGGCCGATGCCGACCCCTTCGACGCGACTCGCGCGTCGTTCCCCGCCGGAACGCTCTCTGGCGCGCCGAAGATTCGCGCGATGGAGATAATCGACGACCTCGAGCTCGCGGCGCGCGGTCTCTACGGCGGCGGCGTCGGCTACTACTCGTGGTCGGGCGACGCCGACTTCGCCATCGTCATCCGAACCGCGACGGTTGAGTCCGACCCGGACACGACTCCGCGCGACCGCATCACCGTGCAGGCAGGGGCGGGCATCGTCGCCGACAGCGACCCCGCCGCCGAGTACGAGGAGACCGAGCAGAAGATGGACGGGGTGCTGGCCGCCCTCGAACGTATCGAGGAGTCGGACGGGAGAGAGACTTCGGACGCGTCCGAGACTCCAGACCCCGACGCGCCGGAGGTGGAGCAATGA
- the trpG gene encoding anthranilate synthase component II produces the protein MTASAGGESATANRQQVLFVDNFDSFTYNLVEYTSQHADTEVVRNTATLADVRETDPDAVVVSPGPGHPANERDVGVTLDVFREISPEVPTLGVCLGLEAAVYAYGGSVGRAPEPIHGKAFPVSHDERGVYVGLEQGFRAGRYHSLVATEVPDCFEVTATTDHDGEELVMGVRHREHPIECVQFHPESVLTAVGHDVIRNFLDGVA, from the coding sequence ATGACCGCGAGCGCCGGAGGCGAATCCGCGACAGCGAACCGCCAGCAGGTCCTCTTCGTGGACAACTTCGACTCGTTCACGTACAACCTCGTGGAGTACACGAGCCAGCACGCCGACACCGAAGTCGTCCGGAACACGGCCACGCTCGCGGACGTGCGCGAGACCGACCCCGACGCCGTCGTCGTCTCGCCAGGACCGGGCCACCCGGCGAACGAGCGAGACGTGGGCGTCACGCTCGACGTGTTCCGCGAGATTAGCCCCGAGGTGCCGACGCTCGGGGTCTGTCTCGGACTGGAAGCCGCGGTGTACGCCTACGGTGGGTCGGTCGGTCGCGCGCCCGAACCGATTCACGGCAAGGCGTTCCCGGTCTCTCACGACGAGCGCGGCGTGTACGTGGGGCTGGAGCAGGGGTTCCGCGCCGGGCGCTACCACTCGCTGGTGGCGACGGAGGTTCCCGACTGCTTCGAGGTGACCGCGACCACCGACCACGACGGGGAGGAACTGGTGATGGGCGTGCGCCACCGCGAACACCCCATCGAGTGCGTCCAGTTCCACCCCGAGAGCGTGCTGACCGCCGTCGGTCACGACGTGATTCGGAACTTCCTCGACGGCGTCGCGTAG